A portion of the Mycobacteriales bacterium genome contains these proteins:
- the dacB gene encoding D-alanyl-D-alanine carboxypeptidase/D-alanyl-D-alanine-endopeptidase: protein MLAVAGLVSALFVRGAQHSRPTARAGGAPHSATPTTPPPTPVLAAASGTDRGPTASGVARALHGALSDPHLGGRIAAQVVDVASGRTLLDERGAVPTTPASTAKVLTSVAVFAALPEDHRFTTQVVAGAKPGQVVLVGGGDPTLSAAGPGSAPAYAGAARISDLAAAVHRAGVRHVTQVLVDDHAFVGPVTGPGWDSDDVSGGYVAPIMATMVDGGRIRPDQAARSSAPDLAAGRALAVALGAPKVPVARGSAAHGARRLGLVRSAPVDRIVGQMLSVSDNTLAECLARQVALATKAPGSFAGGASAVRRVLAGIGVPAGGISLVDGSGLSRRDAVSPAALTQTLRIAAAPDRARLHDVFPLLPVAGYAGTLANRYRTGTSAVAAGQIRAKTGTLTAVSSLAGVVQDDDGRLLAFAFLADRVSPGGTLSAESALDVLAGRLAGCGCR from the coding sequence GTGCTGGCCGTGGCTGGGCTCGTCAGTGCACTCTTCGTCCGCGGCGCGCAGCATTCCCGGCCGACTGCACGCGCCGGGGGTGCGCCGCACAGCGCCACACCGACGACGCCGCCGCCGACGCCGGTGCTGGCCGCCGCTAGCGGCACCGACCGGGGCCCGACCGCATCCGGGGTCGCCCGTGCCCTGCACGGCGCGCTGTCCGATCCGCACCTCGGCGGCCGGATCGCGGCCCAGGTGGTGGACGTCGCGAGCGGGCGGACGCTGCTCGACGAGCGCGGGGCCGTACCCACGACCCCCGCCTCCACCGCCAAGGTGCTGACGTCCGTCGCTGTCTTCGCCGCGCTGCCTGAGGACCACCGGTTCACCACCCAGGTCGTGGCCGGCGCCAAGCCCGGTCAGGTGGTGCTCGTCGGCGGCGGCGACCCGACGCTGTCGGCCGCAGGACCCGGGTCGGCGCCGGCCTACGCCGGTGCGGCACGGATCAGCGATCTGGCCGCCGCCGTGCACCGGGCCGGCGTACGGCACGTCACCCAGGTCCTGGTCGACGACCACGCCTTCGTCGGACCGGTCACCGGCCCCGGCTGGGACAGCGACGACGTCTCGGGCGGCTACGTCGCCCCGATCATGGCGACCATGGTCGACGGCGGCCGGATCCGGCCGGACCAGGCGGCCCGCTCCAGCGCCCCGGACCTGGCCGCGGGCCGGGCGCTCGCCGTCGCGCTGGGAGCACCGAAGGTTCCGGTGGCCCGGGGCAGCGCGGCACACGGCGCCCGTCGACTCGGGCTGGTCCGGTCCGCGCCGGTGGACCGGATCGTCGGTCAGATGCTGTCGGTGAGCGACAACACGTTGGCCGAGTGCCTGGCCCGACAGGTCGCCCTCGCCACGAAGGCACCGGGGAGCTTCGCCGGGGGCGCATCGGCGGTCCGGCGGGTGTTGGCCGGCATCGGCGTACCGGCCGGCGGAATCTCGCTGGTCGACGGCAGCGGCCTATCCCGGCGGGACGCCGTCAGCCCGGCCGCACTGACCCAGACCCTGCGGATCGCCGCAGCACCGGACCGCGCCCGGCTGCACGACGTCTTCCCGTTGCTCCCGGTGGCCGGTTACGCCGGCACCCTCGCCAACCGCTACCGGACCGGCACCAGCGCCGTCGCCGCCGGTCAGATCCGGGCCAAGACCGGCACCCTCACCGCGGTCAGCTCGCTCGCCGGAGTGGTGCAGGACGACGACGGTCGGCTGCTGGCCTTCGCCTTCCTCGCCGACCGGGTGTCTCCCGGCGGCACGCTGTCCGCCGAGTCGGCCCTCGATGTGCTGGCCGGGCGGTTGGCTGGCTGCGGCTGCCGCTGA
- a CDS encoding inorganic diphosphatase, with amino-acid sequence MEFDVTIEIPKGQRNKYELDHDTGRIRLDRMLFTSTRYPADYGFVEQTLGQDGDPLDALVLLEEPTFPGCLIRCRAIGMFRMSDEKGPDDKVIALPAGDPRQAHLRDITDIAEFDRLEIQHFFEVYKDLEPGKSVEGALWVGRVEAEAEIDRSRERAVHAEHG; translated from the coding sequence GTGGAGTTCGACGTCACCATCGAGATCCCGAAAGGCCAGCGGAACAAGTACGAACTCGATCACGACACCGGCCGTATCCGGCTCGACCGGATGCTTTTCACGTCGACCCGCTACCCGGCCGACTACGGCTTCGTCGAGCAGACGCTCGGGCAGGACGGTGACCCGCTCGACGCGCTCGTGCTGCTGGAGGAGCCCACCTTCCCCGGCTGCCTCATCCGATGCCGTGCCATCGGCATGTTCCGGATGAGCGACGAAAAAGGGCCGGATGACAAGGTGATCGCGCTGCCTGCAGGTGATCCACGGCAGGCGCATCTGCGGGACATCACAGATATCGCCGAATTCGACCGACTCGAGATCCAGCATTTCTTCGAGGTCTACAAGGACCTTGAGCCCGGAAAGTCGGTGGAGGGCGCCCTGTGGGTGGGGCGCGTCGAGGCAGAGGCAGAAATCGACCGATCCCGCGAACGGGCGGTGCACGCCGAGCACGGCTGA
- a CDS encoding Lsr2 family protein: MARQVIERLLCDVHDGEVDAVRTVEFGLNGKFYEIDLCKVHADELEGLVQEWSDFARSVSGRSSSRSARRGRGRSSRSNGKADVSSVRTWAKQQGMKVSDRGRIPNEVLEKYNAAK; the protein is encoded by the coding sequence ATGGCCCGCCAAGTGATCGAGAGACTTCTGTGCGACGTGCACGACGGTGAGGTCGACGCTGTACGGACCGTGGAGTTCGGCCTGAACGGCAAGTTCTACGAGATCGACCTGTGCAAGGTTCATGCCGACGAGCTCGAAGGCCTCGTCCAGGAATGGTCCGACTTCGCCCGCAGCGTGAGTGGACGGTCGTCGTCGCGTTCCGCGCGACGCGGCCGGGGCCGGTCCTCGAGGTCCAACGGAAAGGCCGACGTCTCGTCCGTGCGCACCTGGGCAAAGCAGCAGGGCATGAAGGTCAGCGACCGCGGCCGCATCCCCAATGAGGTTCTCGAAAAGTACAACGCCGCTAAGTAG